One Hordeum vulgare subsp. vulgare chromosome 4H, MorexV3_pseudomolecules_assembly, whole genome shotgun sequence DNA window includes the following coding sequences:
- the LOC123447401 gene encoding transcription factor TB1-like — translation MFPFYDSPSPMDLPLYQQLQLSPPSPKAPDHQSLLYYHSSPAFAADPFHHNYLCAGAGAGSGAGEATPPAAEIDDQSPSELLLMDQAPAPRPDGAGKAQGLHGGGGLDSAAARKDRHSKICTAGGMRDRRMRLSLDVARKFFALQDMLGFDKASKTVQWLLNTSKGAIKEVMTDEASSDCEEDGSSSLSVADGKHKQPGTEAGGGDHADGKKPAPRASKRAPANPKPQRKLASAHLIPDKESRTKARERARERTREKNRMRWVTLASTINIEPATTGMAAARLDELVTSPNNLINRSSSMNTPGAELEEGCSSSMPSEAIMAGFGNGGYGSIGNYYQHQLEQQWELGGVVFANSQHY, via the coding sequence ATGTTTCCTTTCTATGATTCCCCAAGCCCCATGGACTTACCCCTTTACCAGCAGCTGCAGCTCAGCCCTCCCTCCCCAAAGGCGCCGGATCACCAATCCTTGCTCTACTACCATTCCTCCCCTGCATTCGCCGCCGACCCTTTCCACCACAACTACCTCTgtgccggtgccggtgccggTTCCGGTGCCGGTGAGGCCACGCCGCCAGCAGCCGAGATCGACGACCAGTCGCCGTCGGAGCTGCTTCTGATGGATCAGGCGCCGGCGCCCAGGCCAGACGGGGCTGGAAAGGCACAAGGCCTGCACGGCGGTGGAGGCCTCGACAGCGCGGCCGCTAGGAAAGACCGTCACAGCAAGATATGCACCGCCGGCGGGATGAGGGACCGGCGGATGCGGCTGTCCCTCGACGTCGCCCGCAAGTTCTTCGCGCTCCAGGACATGCTCGGCTTCGACAAGGCCAGCAAGACGGTGCAATGGCTCCTCAATACGTCAAAGGGCGCCATCAAGGAGGTCATGACTGACGAGGCGTCCTCCGACTGCGAGGAGGACGGCTCCAGCAGCCTCTCCGTCGCCGACGGCAAGCACAAGCAGCCAGGGACGGAGGCTGGAGGTGGTGATCACGCCGACGGGAAGAAGCCGGCGCCGAGGGCTTCCAAAAGGGCACCCGCCAACCCCAAGCCGCAAAGGAAATTGGCCAGTGCGCACCTGATCCCCGACAAGGAGTCGAGGACAAAGGCGAGGGAGAGGGCAAGGGAGCGGACGAGGGAGAAGAACCGGATGCGATGGGTGACGCTCGCGTCCACAATCAACATCGAGCCGGCAACCACCGGCATGGCGGCGGCGAGGCTGGACGAGTTGGTCACCAGccccaacaatttgatcaatcgcTCCTCGTCCATGAACACGCCAGGCGCTGAATTGGAGGAGGGGTGCTCGTCGTCCATGCCGAGCGAAGCGATCATGGCTGGCTTCGGCAATGGAGGGTACGGCAGCATCGGCAACTACTACCAGCACCAGCTGGAGCAGCAATGGGAGCTCGGTGGAGTGGTGTTTGCCAACTCCCAGCACTACTGA